One stretch of Arthrobacter polaris DNA includes these proteins:
- the mnhG gene encoding monovalent cation/H(+) antiporter subunit G has protein sequence MNAFIDVLTAIALLLGAFMSLAAAIGLLRFPDLMSRMHAATKPQVLGLLMLLSAIGLQMRTWSLLPILLVAWLFQLLTVPVSAHMVGRAGYRTKHGRPDLLSVDELDQVVAAVIEDERTP, from the coding sequence ATGAACGCCTTCATAGATGTTCTCACCGCCATCGCACTGCTGCTGGGCGCTTTCATGAGCTTGGCTGCAGCGATTGGATTATTACGCTTTCCAGATCTGATGAGCCGCATGCACGCAGCCACGAAGCCACAGGTTTTGGGTCTATTGATGCTGCTGAGCGCTATTGGATTGCAAATGCGCACGTGGTCACTGCTACCGATCCTGCTGGTGGCGTGGCTGTTCCAGCTACTGACAGTGCCGGTATCTGCACACATGGTGGGCCGTGCCGGTTACCGCACCAAGCACGGCCGTCCTGACTTGCTCAGTGTTGATGAGCTGGACCAAGTGGTGGCCGCCGTTATTGAGGACGAACGCACGCCCTAA
- a CDS encoding energy-coupling factor transporter transmembrane protein EcfT: MSLDIIATPRSGAWLARVNPLAKMGAGIAVTIVLLVSVDWVSATVALVLECALLPLAGLSARTLLLRGWPILMAAVVGGYGTALLAPKTGELLLSLGPVTFTSGSLEAGIAIALRGLAIALPGIIVLASTDPTDLADALAQKLRLPHRFVLGALAAMRLVGLLVAEWQTLGMARRARGVGGSPDXFRGLKAQLGQAMALLVQAVRRASRLAITMEAKGFGAGPRTWARVSVFTRADIWVLLGGVVIAAVSVTAAVLLGTWNPVFG; encoded by the coding sequence ATGAGCCTGGACATCATTGCCACGCCCCGATCGGGNGCATGGTTGGCGCGAGTTAACCCGCTGGCAAAGATGGGCGCTGGCATTGCTGTCACGATTGTTCTGCTGGTCAGTGTCGACTGGGTGTCGGCAACAGTTGCCCTAGTCCTTGAATGCGCACTGTTACCCCTGGCCGGATTGAGTGCGCGCACGCTGTTGCTCCGTGGCTGGCCCATTCTCATGGCGGCCGTTGTTGGCGGTTATGGGACTGCACTTTTGGCTCCCAAAACCGGTGAACTTCTCCTCTCGCTGGGGCCGGTAACCTTCACCAGTGGATCTTTGGAAGCAGGCATTGCCATCGCTCTGCGTGGCCTGGCCATAGCGCTGCCGGGAATCATCGTGCTGGCCTCAACCGATCCAACAGACCTAGCTGATGCGCTGGCCCAAAAGCTGCGGCTACCCCATCGATTTGTGCTGGGCGCACTCGCAGCCATGCGGTTGGTGGGCCTGCTGGTGGCTGAATGGCAGACCCTGGGTATGGCCCGCCGTGCCCGTGGCGTGGGAGGGAGCCCGGATGNNTTTCGCGGGCTCAAGGCGCAACTTGGCCAAGCGATGGCATTGCTGGTGCAGGCGGTGCGGCGTGCCTCAAGGTTAGCCATCACCATGGAAGCTAAAGGCTTCGGAGCAGGCCCGCGCACGTGGGCGCGGGTGTCGGTCTTTACCCGTGCGGATATTTGGGTCTTACTCGGCGGAGTGGTGATTGCAGCTGTGTCAGTTACCGCCGCCGTGCTACTTGGCACTTGGAATCCCGTCTTTGGATAA
- a CDS encoding ECF transporter S component, which translates to MSKSLAGKNTAENSQASRNQATSKSTWRVVDIVLVSVLGVAVGVIFWLWSAGYGFIAAFTVAFPPAGALYGGGWLIAGVLGGLVIRKPGAALYCELIAAMVEGLLGTHFGFTVLFSGLVQGLGAELAFAVFRYRRFTLPVAILGGVLSGLALGLNATLIDYVAWATXVKLVYIVLSMISGALIAGVVSWLAVRGLARTGALANLPSRNAASERVL; encoded by the coding sequence ATGAGTAAGTCACTAGCGGGTAAAAATACCGCCGAGAATAGCCAAGCATCACGCAACCAAGCAACATCCAAGAGCACGTGGCGGGTAGTGGACATCGTCCTCGTGTCCGTTCTCGGCGTAGCTGTAGGTGTCATCTTCTGGCTCTGGTCCGCCGGTTACGGCTTTATTGCAGCCTTCACCGTCGCTTTCCCGCCAGCTGGCGCGCTATATGGTGGCGGCTGGTTAATCGCCGGCGTATTGGGTGGCCTAGTGATCCGCAAACCCGGTGCTGCGCTTTATTGTGAGCTGATTGCAGCAATGGTTGAGGGACTGTTGGGTACACACTTTGGGTTCACCGTGCTGTTCTCCGGACTAGTCCAGGGCCTAGGTGCAGAGCTGGCCTTCGCCGTCTTCCGCTACCGCAGGTTCACCTTGCCAGTGGCAATTCTGGGCGGTGTCTTATCAGGGTTGGCATTGGGCCTGAACGCCACCTTGATCGACTACGTCGCCTGGGCCACGCANGTGAAGCTGGTCTACATTGTCCTATCCATGATCTCCGGTGCCTTAATTGCCGGGGTGGTGTCGTGGCTTGCCGTGCGTGGGCTAGCGCGGACAGGTGCCCTCGCCAATCTGCCCTCACGCAATGCTGCCAGCGAAAGAGTGCTCTAG
- a CDS encoding ABC transporter ATP-binding protein, which translates to MLPAKECSSYGHRAKPGCPVRIQAKGWGWQHSGRRQPAVHGLDLVVEPGERVLLLGPSGAGKSTLLHALAGVLGDDEDANESGELLIDGRPVAQSRGRAGLMQQDPDAQVVLSRIGDDVAFGAENLAVPREEIWRRVPAALESVGLMLPLDHSSSVLSGGQKQRLGLAGILAMRPGLLLLDEPTANLDPGGVVEVRDAVHRTLDXNGATLVVVEHRVSVWLEVVDRIVVLAPTTLGEPGGVLFEGPPNTVLAQSRDLLTAAGIWVPGYVPAVRPRTAVAPRPGSAGSQLLLEAADLAVSRTRGRRKRPAIPAAVVPSVRIRAGEAVSVTGPNGSGKSTLALTLAGLLHPAGGQLTALPELARGAGAAPLKWRGRELISRIGTVFQEPEHQFVAGSVRDELLFAPKLLGHGAEAVDELLVRLRLEHLAEANPFTLSGGEKRRLSVATVLAASPQVLILDEPTFGQDANTWAELASLLTALLDAGTAVVSVTHDAVFSAVLGGEQLVLGSSPGLIAHEAGMRR; encoded by the coding sequence ATGCTGCCAGCGAAAGAGTGCTCTAGTTATGGCCACCGCGCAAAGCCGGGGTGCCCCGTACGGATCCAAGCAAAGGGCTGGGGATGGCAGCATTCAGGGCGGCGCCAGCCGGCCGTCCATGGCCTTGACCTGGTGGTTGAGCCNGGGGAACGGGTGCTATTACTGGGGCCCTCCGGCGCCGGGAAGTCCACACTCCTGCATGCCTTGGCNGGGGTCTTGGGTGACGACGAAGACGCGAATGAGAGCGGCGAGCTACTCATAGATGGACGGCCAGTAGCGCAATCACGTGGCCGAGCCGGGCTCATGCAGCAGGATCCCGACGCACAAGTAGTGCTCTCGCGCATAGGCGACGACGTTGCCTTCGGGGCAGAAAACCTGGCCGTCCCGCGGGAAGAAATCTGGCGCCGCGTCCCTGCTGCTCTTGAGTCCGTGGGCCTTATGTTACCGCTTGATCATTCCAGTTCGGTCTTGTCCGGAGGGCAAAAGCAACGTCTGGGCCTGGCCGGAATTTTGGCCATGCGTCCTGGCTTGTTGCTGCTGGATGAGCCCACAGCCAACCTTGACCCAGGCGGTGTGGTGGAAGTACGCGATGCCGTGCACCGCACCTTAGATGANAACGGGGCCACTCTTGTGGTGGTGGAGCACCGCGTTTCGGTGTGGTTGGAGGTGGTAGATAGGATTGTGGTGCTGGCACCCACCACGCTNGGGGAACCAGGCGGCGTGCTGTTCGAAGGGCCACCTAACACCGTACTGGCCCAGAGCCGGGATCTGTTGACAGCAGCGGGGATTTGGGTACCCGGATATGTCCCTGCCGTGCGTCCGCGCACTGCGGTTGCCCCCAGGCCGGGAAGTGCNGGCAGCCAGCTCCTGCTCGAAGCAGCGGATCTGGCAGTCTCGCGCACCAGGGGACGGCGCAAGCGGCCAGCGATTCCGGCCGCGGTGGTGCCTTCTGTTCGTATTAGGGCNGGGGAAGCGGTGAGCGTGACTGGACCCAACGGTTCGGGAAAGTCGACCTTGGCGCTGACTCTTGCGGGTTTGTTGCACCCTGCTGGCGGGCAGCTGACGGCATTGCCTGAGCTGGCGCGCGGGGCCGGAGCAGCTCCGTTGAAGTGGCGTGGGCGGGAGCTAATCAGCAGGATTGGCACTGTATTTCAGGAACCGGAGCACCAATTTGTGGCGGGTAGTGTCCGGGATGAGCTGCTCTTCGCGCCGAAACTTTTAGGTCATGGTGCAGAAGCCGTTGATGAGCTGCTAGTGCGATTGCGGCTTGAGCACTTGGCCGAAGCAAACCCGTTCACACTATCGGGCGGGGAAAAGCGGAGGCTCTCAGTGGCCACCGTGTTGGCGGCCAGCCCGCAGGTGCTGATTTTGGACGAACCTACGTTTGGCCAAGATGCCAACACCTGGGCTGAACTGGCTTCCTTGCTGACAGCGCTCCTGGATGCGGGTACCGCGGTGGTTTCTGTGACACACGATGCAGTATTTAGCGCGGTATTAGGTGGTGAGCAGCTAGTGCTGGGATCCTCTCCGGGGCTGATCGCCCACGAGGCAGGAATGCGCCGATGA
- a CDS encoding UDP-N-acetylglucosamine 1-carboxyvinyltransferase produces MTQVAAETVGVLVRDARNXKGWTQGELATQLGTSQSAVARMEQGRQNLSLKMIQRMETLLQANLVSVGAAAKNAVTHLRVHGGRELSGSVEVNSSXNAGVALLCASLLNRGTTILRRLARIEEVNRIVELLTSIGVECTWLEDNDLLIRRPAVLDLASMDIAAAKRTRSVIMLLGPLLDEQDSYRIPYAGGCDLGTRTVEPHMQALREFGLAVKAHDGFYQVQAPPSDSLERTFVLIERGDTVTENAIMAAAHREGTTVIRNASPNYMVQDLCFYLQGLGVQVEGVGSTTLTIRGKSRIEADIEYAPSEDPIEAMSLLTAGIVTKSEVTVTRVPIEFMEIELKVLEQMGLRYLKSAEYMARNGKTRLVDITTLPSELRAAPDKIHAMPFPGLNIDNLPFFAVIASCAEGTTLIHDWVYEGRAIYLTELNRLGAGVRLLDPHRIDITGPTAWRAAEIGCPPALRPAACILLAMLAAKGTSELRNIYVIERGYEDLAERLNTVGAEIEYFQD; encoded by the coding sequence ATGACTCAAGTGGCTGCAGAAACCGTTGGTGTGTTGGTGCGAGATGCGCGCAACGANAAAGGCTGGACCCAAGGTGAATTGGCCACCCAGCTGGGAACAAGTCAAAGCGCGGTGGCACGGATGGAACAAGGCAGACAGAACCTGAGCTTGAAAATGATTCAGCGGATGGAAACACTGCTGCAAGCGAACCTGGTCAGTGTGGGCGCTGCAGCAAAGAACGCCGTAACGCACCTACGGGTGCACGGCGGGCGCGAGCTTTCCGGCAGCGTTGAGGTCAACTCCAGTAANAATGCCGGTGTGGCGCTGCTCTGTGCCAGCCTCTTGAACCGCGGCACCACCATTTTGCGCCGTCTGGCCCGCATCGAAGAGGTCAACCGGATTGTTGAGCTGCTGACCTCCATCGGTGTCGAATGTACGTGGCTTGAGGACAACGACCTCTTAATTCGCCGGCCCGCCGTACTTGACTTGGCCTCGATGGACATTGCCGCGGCCAAGCGCACGCGCAGCGTGATCATGCTCCTGGGTCCGCTCCTTGACGAGCAGGATTCCTACCGTATCCCCTATGCCGGCGGCTGTGACCTTGGCACCCGCACGGTGGAACCGCACATGCAGGCCCTGCGTGAATTCGGACTCGCCGTCAAGGCCCACGACGGNTTTTACCAGGTGCAGGCACCTCCCAGCGACTCCCTCGAGCGGACTTTCGTGCTGATCGAGCGCGGTGACACCGTTACGGAAAACGCCATCATGGCCGCCGCGCACCGCGAAGGTACCACCGTGATCCGCAACGCCAGCCCCAACTACATGGTCCAGGACCTGTGCTTCTACCTCCAGGGTTTGGGTGTTCAGGTGGAAGGNGTCGGCTCCACCACGCTGACCATCCGCGGCAAGTCCCGCATCGAGGCTGACATTGAGTACGCGCCCTCCGAGGACCCCATCGAAGCCATGAGCCTGCTCACCGCCGGCATCGTCACCAAATCTGAGGTCACGGTCACCCGGGTCCCCATCGAGTTCATGGAGATCGAGCTGAAGGTGTTGGAACAGATGGGCTTGCGCTACCTGAAGTCCGCCGAGTACATGGCCCGCAACGGCAAGACTCGCCTAGTGGACATCACCACGTTGCCGTCTGAGCTGCGTGCGGCTCCGGATAAGATCCACGCCATGCCCTTCCCTGGCCTGAACATCGATAACCTACCGTTCTTTGCCGTCATCGCCTCCTGCGCCGAGGGCACCACGCTCATCCATGACTGGGTGTACGAGGGCCGGGCCATCTACTTGACCGAGCTAAACCGCCTGGGCGCGGGCGTGCGCCTGCTGGATCCGCACCGCATCGACATTACTGGCCCCACGGCGTGGCGGGCAGCGGAAATCGGCTGCCCTCCGGCGCTGCGTCCGGCTGCCTGCATCCTGCTGGCCATGCTCGCCGCCAAGGGCACCAGCGAATTGCGCAACATTTACGTGATTGAGCGCGGCTACGAAGATCTGGCCGAACGCCTGAACACTGTTGGCGCCGAGATTGAGTACTTTCAGGACTAA
- a CDS encoding DUF4235 domain-containing protein yields the protein MNIVFKLLGTGVSLGAGFAASKLVDVVWEXSTGNKPPKDGGDLESSLRSALTFALVSSVVAAILQTLVGRTTQKAIARFNKHPEEV from the coding sequence ATGAACATCGTCTTTAAATTGCTCGGAACCGGAGTGAGCCTGGGCGCCGGGTTTGCGGCCAGCAAACTGGTTGACGTGGTATGGGAANAAAGTACCGGCAACAAGCCGCCCAAAGACGGTGGGGATCTGGAGAGCAGCCTCCGCTCGGCACTGACGTTCGCGCTGGTTTCTTCCGTAGTGGCGGCTATCCTCCAGACTCTGGTCGGACGCACAACCCAAAAGGCCATCGCACGCTTCAACAAGCACCCCGAAGAGGTCTAA
- a CDS encoding monovalent cation/H+ antiporter complex subunit F, protein MEVVVIIVAAVLTLAAGXTIYRIAKGPSLLDRVIAADVLLAIFGAALATEMAISKHTDNLALLVVLTVIGFIGSVTVARFVAPKKEDG, encoded by the coding sequence ATGGAAGTTGTTGTCATTATTGTTGCCGCGGTGCTGACGCTGGCTGCCGGGNGCACCATCTATCGGATTGCCAAAGGACCCTCACTGCTGGATCGGGTGATCGCCGCTGATGTGCTGCTGGCCATCTTTGGTGCGGCGCTGGCCACGGAAATGGCCATCAGTAAACACACGGATAATTTGGCCCTGTTAGTGGTGCTGACAGTGATTGGCTTTATCGGCTCAGTCACGGTTGCCCGCTTCGTGGCACCCAAGAAAGAAGACGGATGA